The genomic region ATTTCCCAAAAAATCACCTCATTTTTAACAGCTTAGTTTGAATTTTACTGACAGTTtcaatttaaatattttaagctaattaattaatatttttaaacTAATTGACAAAATAAAAGATAATTCAAGTCTGCTTAAGGCTGCTTGATTGCTTTGATATTCCTGTAAACAGATGCTGTTTTTATCTGAATGTTACCGACAGATTTACTTTGGCTCTTGAAGGAGTTGGAATCCATATTACTTTTCCTGATTATGTTAGCTAAAGACTTTTCACTTTGCATGCAGTATTTGCACTCAttggccactgtattaggtactcctgtacacctgctctttaaagcatgtatctaatcagccaatcatgtggcagcaattcaatgcatataagcatgcagacatgatcaagatgtTCAGTCGTTCAGAACATGGAAAGATGGGGTGGATTGAGTGTCTCAAAATGCTGGTCTCCTCGGATttaatgcacaacagtctctaggaaTCATATTCTACAGAAGAATTTTTTCCTAACCACCTCCCCCACCTCAAATTTGTCATTACTTTTTAACTTCTTTCTGGACACCTTTTGTTCTTAGGACACTAAAGTCCCCgagaaggtgcagaaaaacaAATTATTCAAGCATTTCATTGATGGGAGATTTTAGTTACAAAGCTGGATTGGTGCAAAAATAAACATGACTCAGCTACAGGCCTTGGTATTCTTCAAATGTGATTCTTCATTCCAGTCACGGCCAATCCACTTTATTAATGCTGCATTCCTGTCTTttccctataccctttgatgcttaGTGCTTCTAGGAATTGTCTGTCTTTTCTCTTACTAAGTAACTTGGCCTCTATAGCTTGCCGTGGAAGCAAATTCTACAGTTCACCACtccctgactgaagaaattcctccttatcccaATCCTTAATCTCTTGCCCTGTGATTTTAAACCATGATACTTTTCGGGACACCTCAGCTAAGGGGAACTTTCTCCTTTCATTCTGTTGAGCTCTAGCCAATACAGAACTACTTCACTCAATCTCCCCCCATCCAACTGATCTACCACCTTACAGATCAGTCTGCTGAACCTTTACTGCACTCCCTCTATAACAAGGGGTCCCAATCTGTGGTCCATGGACTCCTGGATTAATGGCAAATAAAAGGTTAGGAACCTCTGCTCTGCATGGAGAAAAGAGCTAGAATTGGCATTGATGGGATTGGAGAGGCCGTCATTGATAAAGGTTAGCATTAAAgaatttgggtgtatttaagacaaatATCAATAAGTTCTTGAACAGTAATGGGGGTAAAGATTATAGAGCGAAGGCAGGAAAAtagaatacagagaaaaaaacaactgcgattgaatggcagagcagatctgatgggctgaatggcctaatttgcttcTCTATCATGACCTTGAGATTGTTCTAATTGAAGCTGCTATAAACCTATTGAGCCAAATGGCCTTTATCTTGCAGCAAGtttattattccttttttaaattgagatacagcgccgaataggccattctggcccttcaagtcacACCGCCTAGCAATCACCCgacttaatcccagcctaatcgtaggacaatttacaatgaccaatgaaactACCAACTGTACATCATTGgagcacccaaagaaaaccctcgcggtcagggggagaacgtacaaagtccttacagtcagcagccggaattgaacctgggttgcttgtactgtaaagtgttgtggtaGCCACTATGTTCACTTCATAATGTTGAATAATTGAAGTGTTTATGTCTTCCAGGTCTGTGAAGAGCTGCATTTCAAAAAAGAAGTGTGTAGCAACTTCTCACACAATTCACAGGAATCGCTCATGATTCAAAGTAAAGCCTCGTATGTTATGCTACTCTACgtagctgttctttccttcttgTCTATACCTATGTCAATCCTGCTTGGTGCCTGGTCTGATCAAGGAGGTCGTAAGCTTGGTATGATATTGCCTTGTGTTGGCGCATTAATTGGTGGCGTAACTTTGATAGTGATGGTGTGCGTGAAAGAAATGTCCGTGTACTGGTGCATTTTAGCGTCTGCTTTGATCGCAATCTTTGGAAATTATGCTGTTATTTTTCTCAGTGTCCTCAGTTATATTTCTGACATTACTAATGTTGAGGATCGAACCAAGTACAATGGCATTGTAGAAGCAATGATTTATATCGGGGGGACTGTTGGTTTTCTACTGAGTGGATGGTTGTTCCAGAGTTTTACCTTAACATATTGTTTTGGTGTGTACTGTGGATGCCAAGTACTGACTATTTGCTACGTACTTCTGTGGCTGAAGGAGTCAAGTCATTCCAGTGAACGGATGCATTTGTCTGATGAAACACCTCTGGACAGCACAGGTAGAACCCTAAAAATGGCCTTGTTATTATATGCCTCAAGAACATGGAAAACTTTTTCGAAGGCACGAGAAGGACAAAATCGATTGAAGCTCTATCTCATTTTCTTTTGTGGCACGTTGATAAGTGTTTGCAGCACTGGTAagttgcaatttattttttaTGTTCAAGGCAGCTTGATGTCCTAGAGTGCGAATCCGTTTGGGCTGGGCTTGTGTTTGAGTTCATGTGTCTGATGTCACAATGCTAGTCATTGTAGAGAATGTAACTGATCttaatttttttcttgtttaaTCTCATTTGGTTTTTTCCCTTGGCTGGTGTTCTTTATTAATTAAGAAATGAAAGTGGACCTTTGTTCCATTTCaattatatttaaataaaatctTCTGTTGCACATTGGGAAGATTTGCAGTAAACTTCGTTAAGTTGATGAGATCAGGGACATTGGTCTCagggaaatggaaggaaatggagatGAAAAACAAATTGCTGTTATAGAATCAgagaagtatagcacagaaacaggccttttggcccatctagtcagtgccgaaACCACTTAGACTGCCTATTCccgttgacctgcactgggaccatagctctccaaatgtctatccacgtacctatccaaacttctctcaaacgttgaaattgagcttgcatgcttTACTTCTGtgggcagctcattctacactctcacaaccctctgaagtttcccctcatgttccccttaagcttttcacttttcatccttaacccatgacctctgattgtagttccaccccaacctcagtggaaaaagactaactatgcccctcgtaattttgtatacctctatcaaatgttccctcaatcttctacgttttaAGGcatatagtcctaacctattcaatccctCTTTTATAAATTAGATCCTCCAGACCTagcaatattcttgtaaatttgCTCTGTATTCCAGATTAGGCTTTGGCAACGTCTCATACAACGGCaatataacatctcatctcctgagGATGTGCTAAGTTTAATTGT from Mobula birostris isolate sMobBir1 chromosome 8, sMobBir1.hap1, whole genome shotgun sequence harbors:
- the LOC140202149 gene encoding lysosomal proton-coupled steroid conjugate and bile acid symporter SLC46A3 isoform X2, coding for MDLRTIVTVEPVVFLYLMSGFLNSFAVQQLVLVKVCEELHFKKEVCSNFSHNSQESLMIQSKASYVMLLYVAVLSFLSIPMSILLGAWSDQGGRKLGMILPCVGALIGGVTLIVMVCVKEMSVYWCILASALIAIFGNYAVIFLSVLSYISDITNVEDRTKYNGIVEAMIYIGGTVGFLLSGWLFQSFTLTYCFGVYCGCQVLTICYVLLWLKESSHSSERMHLSDETPLDSTGRTLKMALLLYASRTWKTFSKAREGQNRLKLYLIFFCGTLISVCSTGEQAILILFLTLPPQHFSPELYGVYNAMKMFLGGAVLVGLFPLLLRCIKEITLAKLGALLRVISFILLAFSTNTWMAFLNGLVKYQLRIIP
- the LOC140202149 gene encoding lysosomal proton-coupled steroid conjugate and bile acid symporter SLC46A3 isoform X1, which codes for MDLRTIVTVEPVVFLYLMSGFLNSFAVQQLVLVKVCEELHFKKEVCSNFSHNSQESLMIQSKASYVMLLYVAVLSFLSIPMSILLGAWSDQGGRKLGMILPCVGALIGGVTLIVMVCVKEMSVYWCILASALIAIFGNYAVIFLSVLSYISDITNVEDRTKYNGIVEAMIYIGGTVGFLLSGWLFQSFTLTYCFGVYCGCQVLTICYVLLWLKESSHSSERMHLSDETPLDSTGRTLKMALLLYASRTWKTFSKAREGQNRLKLYLIFFCGTLISVCSTGEQAILILFLTLPPQHFSPELYGVYNAMKMFLGGAVLVGLFPLLLRCIKEITLAKLGALLRVISFILLAFSTNTWMAFLSAVMNSFSGFPGPVLRSMASSVVEQNEQGAMYSCIASIDTICIIIGSSAFYALYPETLSTLPGFSFIVMAGFQVILLILVQWLSEIPTSHHPLIDAENRNTTEE